DNA from Brassica napus cultivar Da-Ae chromosome C4, Da-Ae, whole genome shotgun sequence:
CCTTTTTAGGCCTGGAGTCGCATAGCCACCAGTGGCTGAAAAAATAGTATTCACCTTCTTTTATCTCTTCTATATTTTTGTTGGCGTTTTATTTTGAGTTGTGGTGGTAGTCGCTGAGATTATTATAAAACGAACACGGTCATTTGTCacacaaataaaaaacataCCGGGGGGCCATGTGTAACTCTAGGCCAAAGAAATGGTTTGCTTGTCAAGTAAAAGGCTATAATATACAATTACAATAGATCCAGAACAATCTGTAAAGTTACCACCAGAGTGTAAAACAGTCGCTATGCTGATAGCTAAGTTTGTATTCAAAACCACTACGAATTAAGAAATGTTTAATTTGGGCTTATTTTATTGAGGCGGTCCCAATAACGCAATAATTGCATAACGAATAAGTCAATTTATAAGGTACGATCTGCATATAAGATGAAGAGAGAAGTCACGTGTACAGCACGTGGAGTCTTATGAAGGCTGAGTAAAAGACTTGGATGAAGCTAGATGGTTTGCTGTTAGTGTTTTCTAGCTTATCTACGATTGCTTTGGTTGTTCTTGAGCTTTGGCCACTTTCTGGGATTGTAAGAGACTCAGGGAGAAATCTCTGGAGTATGGGCTCCAGGTCTCACTAGAGATCCTGAATTCCTGATATTGTAATTCATTCTTTTTTGAACAACTTGTGATTCATTCCTGATATTGTAATTCATTCATTTACAGTAATAATACACTACTTGTGCTCTATCATTATATATATTCGTCCTGGTATTACTTATATCCAACTACACAGAGTATAACTGATAATATTATATAGCTTTGGAAGTAAATGTTTGGTGTAGTGTAAATTTCATTAGCTGGAGATCATCAGCTAACAGCATCCTCCTTGTTTGGGACGGCCTAATAAATACAGTTGGTAAGCTTATGTAAGACCTAAGTTGGCAACGCCACTATAGACTTGTAGTTTCCTGGCTTCGAATCCTTTTTCAGTCATAAACTTATAGTTTCTTGACTACGAATCATTTTCAAATGAAAACCTATGATCagtaacaactttttttttgtgcaaacaTGTTTTCCATTACTTAAACTTGAAGATCCCTACAATAGTTCATAGCTTTTATAGCTCCATTAGCATTACAAACTGCTAACTTGGTGGCTGAACAAGAGTTTAAAGTACTTAAGATAAATAAACTACCTAACTTCAATTGCCAAGCTTCATGAAAGATCCTATAGAGACCAATGTGATTGTTGACAGGGGCGAAGGCACGTTGATGGTAATGGGCTTCACTCCCAGGCTTAACACTCTGATTACAAAATTCACAAAACAATGAGTTTAAATTTGCCTCACAAGAATCATTTGAGGCGAAAAAGACGAGACTTTAGGCATGTAAgagtaaataaaaacactaaaaggATTGCACTTTCTATACAGATGTAATCAAGATCAAAGAGACTACACCATGATTAAGTTGTTATataccaaaatatttatttaattcagTGTAATGAATCCtaaaagtaatttaatttatataaattagaaCGCAACACTATACCATGGCAGCATCAACTCCAGCTTTagctttcttgtttttcttctctacaacttgtTTAGTAGAATCTGAAAGGAAGAGCATATACAACAAACAGTCAGACACATAGAGAAATCACAAatacacattaaaaaaaaaactctttctttttctctactagtagagaaaaaaaaaaggaggtacCTTGAGGAGGCGGAGGAGAGGTGTAGTTCATGAGAACACGGAGCTTGGAAGGAAGAGCATCTTGCTTCGAACGATCAGGCGGCGGCGGGAGTCTCGCCGGTCCGCCATGAGATGCCAAATAGTTTTTCTCTCTCCAAATAGTTGCCCTACTTAGAACATGATTAATGGGGAAGACCAATTTGGGATTCTTAGAgtatgatttgacatttttagaAACGTCTCTTATATATAAGAGGCGTATCTTATATTACATTAAGAGCCTCATCCTAAGAACCTGTATTGATCATGGTCTTAGCAGCCGCTCGATTAAATTGGGCCCTGGCCCATATATTTAACCTATAACATTtcaccaaaccaaaaaaaaatcatactattacaagttttattttctaataattttgtgcattttcaaatctaaactattaaaaacaTACTCACTGGGAGTATCTaaccaaaaatttcaaaaatattaaaagatacaaatattatattttaatagatgaGTATGTTAAAATTCTTGGAAAACCAACCAATAATATCTCATTTGACATATTATTGGTTGAATTTCCAAgaattttaacatatttttaattaaataatatttgttatatatatacatacactaaTATGTAAGTTTAGAACTCCATTGTTCCCATTGGAATTTCTCTAAAGCTCTTTCTTTGCATTCATTACTATCTTCGTGTTTTTTTATTGGGCTAATGATATACTAATTCGGAACAAAGTTTAGTATGTACTTCTTCAACCCTAGCCATCTCTCATGGGAagaaaacttcaaacttaaacAGCCAAGAACTATACCTTTGTGatgatctttttattttatgtataacGGTTTGATGGAAACTTTTAAACAACGAGTTACACatttaaacctaaaaaaaacaagagatagAACTGCAATAGTACAATGGTTACTTATATGCGCGTTTCTTGACAGGAACGGCATGTAAGGGGTTGGTCCTATGTAATGTAATACCAAATGTCTCGTCCATGTCCAAATCCTCAGAAGCAACACCATTTGGAAGCTTCCAATCAAAGAAATAAAGAAGTGAAGCAAGCATGAGTGACACAGTCACCACAGCCAAAGGCAACCCTGGACAGATTCTTCGTCCGCCCCCAAATGGTGTTAACTCATAGTCTCTACCTTTCACATCAGTCTCTTTACCCAAAAACCTCTCTGGTTCGAACCGGGTCGGATTCTCCCACACTGCTGGATCTCGTCCTATAGCCCAAACGTTCACAAGAACTTGAGTGTCTTTAGGCACCATGAACCCAAGCACCTTCACGTCAGCTTCAGCTTTACGTGGGACGAGAAATGGAGCAGCAGGATGTAATCGGAAAGTTTCTTTCACAACTGCTTGTAAATACGGCAAATGTGAGATATCAGCCTCTTGAACGATGCCGTTTTGGCCTATCACACAATCCATCTCGGTTTGAGCTCTGGCTAGTGATTTTGGGTTATTAAGTAACTCTGCCATTGCCCACTCTAGGGTGCTAGAGCTTGTATCCGTGCCTGCTGCAAACATATCCTGACATATTATCACATATTAGGAATTTAGGATTTATAAAACTGCATATCAAAATGAATGGATAATTTTTGCAAGATggtaagattttttaaaatgactatgAAGTTATGGACCTAATTAAATGAATGTGTATTTTATAGTACACAGTTCAAATTATGTTAAGTTAGTTCTCTTTAGTAGAAGAAGTTGAAATTATGACCCCTTAAACCTCTTATATGTGATCAAAGAATTTTAACCATTAGGTCCCATTTTTGGTGGTAAGACCTATTTTGGTTTAAGATGATGGTAAGACTTACCAATAGAAGGTGTTCAATATCGTTATTGTCAAGCTCGGATTCATCTCCTTCCGCTAGGACGAGAAGCGCATCTAGGAAGTCACTGTCTGAGACATCTTTAGAGTTATCCAATGATTTCTCCGTCCGTTTAGCATCAATGAATCCACGGAAAACCCTAAACAATCCCTCCGTGCAAGCCTTCATATTTTTCCTATTACCTTGCAGATCAAGAAACCTCATAAACGGAAAGTAATTGGCAGCATCTGGTTTCCCGGCAGCTTCCATTGTAGCAATCACCGTGTCCCGAAATCTATTGGATTTGCTCGTGACGTCGTAGCTACCGAGATCAACCGAAAACAGAATGTTTGATATGATATTAAGAACTGTGGTGAAAGATGCACGAGAGATATCAACAGCCTCTTCTTTCTCGCTACGCTCATGCATGAAGCTCACAAGCTCTTGCATCTTCTTCATTCGCAGAGCTTTCGTAGCTTCCATACGCTGCGGTGAAAACATCTGATTTATCGACAATTTCCTCAACATCCTGAAACAAAACATAACAGCGATCCATTATTACTGTAGTACGGTAATATGTTGCTTGTATGTTTGACTTGAATGttactttgtcaaaaaaaaattttgaatcttaCTAAATGAAGTAAAGTACGTACAAAAATACAAGGTTCCAGTATGAACAAATAAACAACCATTTgaaaatacaaaactaaaacgaagtggaaaaagaaaaaaaaaatagatttgacTCTATAATGTTTATTTCCCGTTATATTTAGTATAAATTGATTGGAAATAAAATCTTAAGCTTTGTGCTtatacctttttattttttctgcatttatataagaaagcccttaataaaaaaaacaaattatttggaAATAGTAAAAGTAAACACGAAATTCAAacgcaaaaaatagattttcctagagtttagtttatatataaacaaaagacTTTACCTCTTAAAAAAGACTTTACCTAGCTAGCAAACtcaaaaacaaaaggaaaaattttatgtttaccactttcatggcactaaagagacattttcatttttaccaccactaaatagacattttcaaaaatacgttattcattaagtgacaaaagactcttatacctttattctctatatatataataaattattatttaaatatgtaaaaaaaataatattttttaatgttttcgaattataatttttcaaattcaattttttttataaattttgtttttattaatttgtttttcgattttttttttttcaaattttttttttcaaatcgaaaattatgtttgaaactattttttaaaattttcttgtatttttaagtatttatttatatatttattataattctaaatttcatatttcaaTAACACTGGTCcacccttcaactctaaaccctaagtgtagattagttaatcctaagagtataagtgtcttttactcTTCATTAAAAGGGAgagtaaaagtgattagtgtagaCATGAAAATTGGTACTATGAACGTAGTATTCGTGGCAATttcccaaaacaaaataatacaacTAAAAACAATATGATATTTCGTTTACATGtttccaatttttatttaacaacTAATTAAAAGTTTACAACAAGTGACTATTCTTTACTTATTGATGCAATTAACATTTGATCAAAGATTAGTTGCAGTCAGATAGCAAATCTTCAAAAACAAAGAGATCGATCATAGAAAATAAAATCGGTATTAGTTATACCTCCAACGAGCAGACGACGCAGGAAGCCAGATGACTGAAACTTCGTGGTGACCAACGGACCGTATCGAGTCAGTAGACTTACGGGCAGACAAGATTTGGTCATGTGTTCTTAGAACCTCTCTTGCAGCTTCTGGTGAAGTTATGACCACCGACTTTAAAGATCCAAGATTAAGGCTCATTACTGGTCCATAGGTTTTTGAAAGGTCGGCGAATGAGCGGTGTGGGTTTTTACCAACTTGGTGAATGTTTCCGATGAACGGTAATCGTGGAGGTCCAGGAGGCAGCGTAACGGTTAGGCGAAAGCCCCGTCGGAATCTTGCGGTGATTAAGACAAGGAAACATGATGAGATAAAGCAAGAGAGCAAGGACATAGCATTTTCTGAAGTGATCTCCATCTGGTGTTTCTTAAGGGATAGAAAAACGTAACGAATCTATGTAACTGAAGGGgatatttataaagtttagGTCTAAAATATACCGGATTATCTGCTAGTAGGCCTTTCTTTGTATGATAAAGAAAAACCACATGATGTTTTTCTATTATAGTTTCTTGACTTCGAATCATTTTTCAGTTATATTTCTTTGACTTCAAAtcgtttttaaattaaaaacatatgatCAATAACAACATATTCGACAACGATCTACTAACATACGCAAAGGTGTAAAATGTAGTCAGTCGCTTTGACGAAAAGCCAAATGATTGTTTGAGcttatttatgtgttttacaTTGACCTATAGATATAACCAATGCTAATATCAACATGGATGCCTCAACTTCTACAAACCTTAGCCATCTTATGAGAAGATATCTTGCAAATTACAACTGAGACAAAACGTTTAAGAAATGAGATGAATTTAAGCGCAGTCAGAGAGCTATGGAAAACAGAGAACTTTACTGAATGTTTCTGAAGTTTATTATTCTCAAACTTAACCATTACAAGAGTGACTCTAAGTTTATTTATACAAACGATTGGAACCATCTAGAGGTCTAACAGGTGTCTCTGACAGCTCAGTCATCCTTATCCTTCAGAGCGTCGTATCTGTTGCTAAGCTGCATCTTGGGAGGCGAGAGTTCCGTACCTTTGGCTGCTTTGCCTTTCTCCTTGACTGAAGTTGTGACCGTTGAAGATGTTTGTCTTGTAGCCGAAGATGCTCTGGGCTTTGTCTGAGTGAAGCCCATCGTCTTAACATCTTCTGGTCCACTGGGCTTAATACCCCCGCGCAAACTCGAGGTGGGTGGAAAGGCCACACCGAGTTTTAAACGAAGATCATAGAAGCTGTGCTGAGGCAGAGGTTTAGTAAAGATGTCTGCAAGTTGTTGAGCTGCGGGAATGTGTTTCACCACCAAAGTCCCAGCTGCAACCTTCTCTCTCGCAAAGTGGTAATGAGTAGCAAAATGCTTGGACTTCTTGTGCAGTACCGGATTAGCAGTTAAGTGAACTGCCGCCAAGTTGTCACAATATATCTCAGCTACTTCAGGTTGAGGAACTCCAACACTCTTCAGAATCGAACATATCCAGGATAGTTCTGCAGCAGTATCAGACAAGGTTCGATACTCAGCCTCAGTGGATGATCTAGAGACAGAATCTTGCTTTGTTGCCGACCAAGAGATGATGTTTGTGCCAAGAAAAGTGCAGAAACCTCCAGTTGATCGTCTCGTGTCTCTACACCCTGCCCAGTCACTGTCACAATAAGCTCTCACTTGTGAATTTGTATCGGACTCGAGATACAGACCCATCTGAATCGTGCCTTTGAGATAACGCAACACTCGTTTCAGAAGATGAAAATCAGCCATCGTCGGTTTGTGCATCTTTTGGCAAACCAAATTGACAGCAAATTGAATGTCTGGTCGGGTAAGGGTGAGGTACTGAAGCTTCCCTGCTAAACTTCTGAAgtattttggattttcaaaGTACTCTTCTTGATGTGGGACTCTGTCAAGTTGCAGAGGCAAAGGTGTTGGCATGGGTGCACAGTCTGACATTCCTGCGGCTTCAAGAAGATCTGCTGCATATTTTTCTTGGTTAAGGAACAGTCCTGTTGGAGTGAACTGCGCCTGAATTCCCAAGAAATAACTGAGAGGTCCCATGTCCTTCATACGGAACTGTTTGCTCAGGTCTTTAAGCAATCGTTGTATTAGCGTCTGGTTGTTTCCAGTAAGCACCATATCATCAACGTAAAGGAGCAGGAAGATAACATCACGATCCTTCTGATACACAAACAGTGAGGGATCCCAAGTGTTGCAGATGAAGCCAAACTGAATAAGGTAGGAACTGAACTTATCAAACCAAGCACGAGGAGCTTGTTTGAGACCATAGATTGCCTTGTGAAGCAAGCAAACATACTCAGGATGTTCTTTATCTTCAAACCCGGGTGGTTGTCGCATATATACTGTCTCAGATAAGTCACCATGCAAAAATGCATTCTTGACATCTAACTGCTTGATGTCCCACCTTTCAATAACTGCAATGTGAAGCACCATTCGAACCGTTGCAGTTCGAACCACCGGACTGTAAGTCTCTAAGAAATTAACTCCTT
Protein-coding regions in this window:
- the LOC106395287 gene encoding cytochrome P450 76C4 codes for the protein MEITSENAMSLLSCFISSCFLVLITARFRRGFRLTVTLPPGPPRLPFIGNIHQVGKNPHRSFADLSKTYGPVMSLNLGSLKSVVITSPEAAREVLRTHDQILSARKSTDSIRSVGHHEVSVIWLPASSARWRMLRKLSINQMFSPQRMEATKALRMKKMQELVSFMHERSEKEEAVDISRASFTTVLNIISNILFSVDLGSYDVTSKSNRFRDTVIATMEAAGKPDAANYFPFMRFLDLQGNRKNMKACTEGLFRVFRGFIDAKRTEKSLDNSKDVSDSDFLDALLVLAEGDESELDNNDIEHLLLDMFAAGTDTSSSTLEWAMAELLNNPKSLARAQTEMDCVIGQNGIVQEADISHLPYLQAVVKETFRLHPAAPFLVPRKAEADVKVLGFMVPKDTQVLVNVWAIGRDPAVWENPTRFEPERFLGKETDVKGRDYELTPFGGGRRICPGLPLAVVTVSLMLASLLYFFDWKLPNGVASEDLDMDETFGITLHRTNPLHAVPVKKRAYK